The following coding sequences lie in one Actinomyces capricornis genomic window:
- a CDS encoding MFS transporter, with translation MNSTFASLRFHNYRIWFFAALVANTGTWMQRVAQDWLVLRVLTEDSASATGLTTALQFLPMLLLSAHAGLVADRVDQRTFLIWTQSAMGAVSALLALDVLLGHVQLWHVYLAALLTGVAAAYDAPARQIFVARMVPPDNLANAVGLNSASFNAARLLGPALAGVVIAWVGTGWVFAFNAATFLLPALALARMRVADLVEVPRAPRAAGQLREGLAYIRHRSDIVLIIVVIAVISMITLNFQVTMAAMVRSVFDLESSAYGWVSSVFAVGSLSGALWAARRRSPRVRTVIVASLGLGASTLALALMPTYAGFTLMTVPVGLCVLTLLTSANQTIQMTTEPAMRGRVLSIYMMCFLGSTPVGAPLMGWISDTWGPRVSIAAGGAAALLMALGAGLWARSHWEVSVHYSATRPYLSTRGPRERSQEAGS, from the coding sequence GTGAACAGCACCTTCGCCTCCCTGCGCTTCCACAACTATCGGATCTGGTTCTTCGCGGCCCTGGTGGCCAATACCGGGACCTGGATGCAGCGTGTGGCCCAGGACTGGCTGGTGCTGCGGGTCCTGACCGAGGACTCGGCTAGTGCCACGGGCCTGACCACGGCCCTGCAGTTCCTGCCCATGCTGCTGCTGTCGGCGCATGCCGGGCTCGTAGCCGACCGGGTGGACCAGCGCACCTTCCTCATCTGGACTCAGAGCGCCATGGGTGCGGTCTCGGCCCTCCTGGCTCTCGACGTCCTGCTGGGGCACGTGCAGCTGTGGCACGTCTACCTCGCGGCCCTGCTCACGGGGGTGGCCGCCGCCTATGACGCCCCGGCCCGCCAGATCTTCGTGGCCCGCATGGTGCCCCCGGACAACCTGGCCAATGCGGTGGGCCTGAACTCGGCCTCCTTCAACGCCGCCCGGCTGCTGGGGCCGGCCCTGGCGGGCGTGGTCATCGCCTGGGTGGGCACGGGCTGGGTCTTCGCCTTCAACGCCGCGACCTTCCTGCTGCCCGCCCTGGCCCTGGCCCGGATGCGGGTGGCCGATCTGGTGGAGGTCCCGCGCGCCCCGCGGGCGGCCGGGCAGCTGCGCGAGGGTCTGGCCTACATCCGCCACCGCAGTGACATCGTCCTGATCATCGTGGTCATCGCCGTCATCTCCATGATCACCCTCAACTTCCAGGTGACCATGGCGGCCATGGTCCGCAGCGTCTTCGACCTGGAGTCGAGCGCCTATGGGTGGGTCTCCTCGGTCTTCGCCGTCGGCTCGCTCAGCGGGGCGCTGTGGGCGGCCCGACGGCGCAGCCCCCGGGTGCGCACCGTCATCGTGGCCTCCCTGGGCCTGGGGGCCAGCACCCTGGCCCTGGCCCTCATGCCCACCTACGCCGGCTTCACCCTCATGACCGTGCCGGTGGGCCTGTGCGTTCTGACCCTCCTGACCAGCGCCAACCAGACCATCCAGATGACCACGGAGCCGGCCATGCGCGGGCGGGTGCTGAGCATCTACATGATGTGCTTCCTGGGCTCCACACCCGTCGGGGCCCCGCTCATGGGCTGGATCTCGGATACCTGGGGGCCTCGGGTGAGCATCGCGGCCGGTGGCGCGGCCGCCCTGCTCATGGCGCTGGGGGCGGGCCTGTGGGCCCGGAGCCACTGGGAGGTCTCCGTGCACTACTCCGCCACCCGGCCCTACCTGTCCACGCGCGGGCCGCGGGAGCGCTCGCAGGAGGCCGGCTCCTGA
- a CDS encoding NCS2 family permease produces MSTQTSPAPTPAGISPLDRFFRITERGSTIGREVRGGVVTFFTMSYILVLNPLILAGALANDPLAPTGVGDLDSAKATIAAGTALIAGVMTILMGLIANYPLAMAAGLGINAMVAYTIVGTSDVTFADAMGLIVIEGILILILVLTGFREAVFRAVPPHLRTAISVGIGLFIALIGLVDSKVVRPGGTPLELGLGGSLQGWPVLVFLLGLFLTIVLYIRKVRGAILIGIVSATVVAVVVEAVLHLGAFNDDPEHGELNFTGWALSVPELSGSPVSVPDLSSLGHFSLLGSWEKMGAVSVILLVFSLMLADFFDTMGTMVAIGAEGDLLDEQGNPPRTREILVVDSLGAIAGGLGGVSSNTSYVESAAGVGEGARTGLANVVTGTLFLLSVFLAPVVSMVPYEAATPALVIVGFLMMMQVTEIDWKVPELAIPAFVTIIMMPFSYSITNGIGAGFVTYVVVQVARGRARGVHPLMWLTAGLFVVYFTLAPIKDILGIA; encoded by the coding sequence GTGAGTACACAGACATCCCCTGCTCCCACTCCGGCGGGCATCTCACCGCTGGACCGCTTCTTCCGCATCACCGAGCGTGGCTCGACCATTGGGCGTGAGGTCCGTGGCGGCGTCGTCACCTTCTTCACGATGAGCTACATCCTCGTCCTCAACCCCCTCATCCTGGCCGGGGCCCTGGCCAACGACCCCCTGGCGCCCACCGGCGTCGGCGACCTCGATAGCGCCAAGGCCACGATCGCCGCGGGCACCGCCCTCATCGCCGGCGTCATGACGATCCTCATGGGCCTCATCGCCAACTACCCGCTGGCGATGGCCGCCGGGCTGGGCATCAACGCCATGGTGGCCTACACGATCGTGGGCACCAGTGACGTGACCTTCGCCGACGCCATGGGCCTCATCGTCATCGAGGGCATCCTCATCCTCATCCTGGTGCTCACCGGCTTCCGCGAGGCCGTCTTCCGCGCCGTCCCGCCCCATCTGCGCACGGCCATCAGCGTAGGCATCGGCCTGTTCATCGCGCTCATCGGCCTGGTGGACTCCAAGGTCGTGCGCCCCGGGGGCACGCCTCTGGAGCTGGGACTGGGCGGCTCCCTCCAGGGGTGGCCGGTGCTGGTCTTCCTCCTGGGGCTGTTCCTGACCATCGTGCTCTACATCCGCAAGGTGCGCGGCGCGATCCTCATCGGCATCGTCTCGGCCACGGTGGTGGCCGTCGTCGTCGAGGCGGTCCTCCACCTGGGCGCCTTCAACGACGACCCCGAGCACGGCGAGCTCAACTTCACCGGCTGGGCCCTGAGCGTCCCCGAGCTCTCCGGCAGCCCGGTCTCGGTGCCCGACCTGTCCAGCCTGGGCCACTTCTCCCTGCTGGGCTCCTGGGAGAAGATGGGGGCGGTCTCGGTGATCCTGCTGGTCTTCTCCCTCATGCTCGCCGACTTCTTCGACACCATGGGCACCATGGTGGCCATCGGAGCCGAGGGGGACCTGCTCGATGAGCAGGGCAACCCGCCCCGGACCCGTGAGATCCTCGTGGTGGACTCCCTGGGGGCCATCGCCGGGGGACTGGGCGGGGTGTCCTCCAACACCTCCTACGTGGAGTCCGCCGCGGGTGTGGGCGAGGGGGCGCGCACGGGCCTGGCCAATGTGGTCACCGGCACGCTCTTCCTGCTCTCGGTCTTCCTTGCCCCGGTGGTCTCCATGGTGCCCTACGAGGCGGCCACGCCGGCCCTGGTCATCGTCGGCTTCCTCATGATGATGCAGGTCACTGAGATCGACTGGAAGGTGCCGGAGCTGGCCATCCCGGCCTTTGTGACCATCATCATGATGCCCTTCTCCTACTCCATCACCAACGGCATCGGCGCCGGCTTCGTCACCTACGTGGTGGTCCAGGTCGCGCGCGGCAGGGCCCGCGGCGTCCACCCGCTCATGTGGCTGACGGCGGGGCTGTTCGTCGTCTACTTCACGCTCGCCCCCATCAAGGACATCCTGGGGATCGCCTAG
- a CDS encoding DUF3027 domain-containing protein, which yields MSDTATQPVPRLGALPSAQNLALAAKDKTLTSPAAVELARAALKEVTADGVGEHLAATLDEPRLVTHLFACTMPGYRGWHWAVTLSRPPRGRTATVCEMGLLPGDDALLAPAWVPWAERLEPGDLGRADRLPRREQDERLEPGWEATGQDADAVALDELDLGRARVLSAEGVSRAAQRWYAGDHGPRAEGVRAAHATCSTCGFFLPMAGAMRAVFGVCANEWAADDGTVVSLDHGCGAHSETDVPDQGPQWPITPSRVDDHRVEAISTDTTGEPSLRRGTASSPEERADDAPPARERREAPAEGSADAPDGAGAPEPAAEPAASRPDAAEDAGGTLIEPLLHLATAAVGAEGQEPEPAEAVTTAEPAESAEPVAAQAGAAGASGEAAAQAPQKRAGRRRAARSTQGRATGRTSAGRNAPQPQDPGEAAAASQAGGEPAPESLPSRPAQDPGSVAQDAQCAEHAQSASAEAPEERAASAREAVAGLTAALRPAASASGAGPMSLEDLEASLPQR from the coding sequence GTGAGTGACACCGCGACGCAACCGGTTCCCCGCCTGGGGGCCCTCCCGTCAGCCCAGAACCTGGCCCTGGCGGCCAAGGACAAGACCCTGACCTCCCCCGCGGCCGTGGAGCTGGCCAGGGCCGCGCTCAAGGAGGTGACGGCCGACGGCGTGGGCGAGCACCTGGCGGCCACACTGGATGAGCCGCGCCTGGTCACCCACCTCTTCGCCTGTACCATGCCCGGGTACCGGGGCTGGCACTGGGCGGTGACCCTGAGCCGCCCGCCGCGCGGTCGCACTGCCACCGTCTGCGAGATGGGCCTGCTGCCCGGTGATGATGCCCTCCTGGCGCCCGCCTGGGTGCCCTGGGCCGAGCGCCTGGAGCCGGGCGACCTGGGGCGCGCCGACCGCCTTCCCCGGCGCGAGCAGGACGAGCGCCTGGAGCCCGGCTGGGAGGCCACGGGCCAGGACGCCGACGCCGTCGCCCTCGATGAGCTGGACCTGGGCCGGGCCCGGGTGCTCAGTGCCGAGGGCGTCAGCCGCGCGGCCCAGCGCTGGTACGCCGGCGACCACGGCCCCCGGGCCGAGGGCGTGCGCGCTGCCCACGCCACCTGCTCGACCTGCGGCTTCTTCCTGCCCATGGCGGGGGCCATGCGAGCGGTCTTCGGGGTGTGCGCCAATGAGTGGGCCGCCGACGACGGCACCGTGGTCTCCCTGGATCACGGCTGCGGCGCCCACTCGGAGACCGATGTCCCCGATCAGGGCCCCCAGTGGCCCATCACCCCCTCCCGGGTCGACGACCACCGCGTGGAGGCCATCAGTACCGACACTACCGGGGAGCCCAGCCTGCGCCGTGGCACCGCCTCCTCGCCGGAGGAGCGGGCCGACGACGCCCCACCGGCCCGCGAGCGCCGTGAGGCCCCTGCGGAGGGCTCGGCGGATGCTCCTGACGGCGCCGGCGCGCCCGAGCCCGCGGCGGAGCCGGCCGCCTCCCGGCCGGATGCGGCCGAGGACGCGGGTGGCACCCTGATCGAGCCCCTGCTGCACTTGGCGACGGCGGCCGTCGGCGCCGAGGGCCAGGAGCCTGAGCCCGCTGAGGCCGTCACAACGGCTGAGCCGGCCGAGTCTGCCGAGCCGGTAGCCGCCCAGGCCGGTGCGGCTGGCGCGAGCGGAGAGGCGGCCGCCCAGGCACCGCAGAAGCGTGCCGGGAGGCGGCGCGCCGCGCGGAGCACGCAGGGCAGGGCCACCGGGCGCACGAGCGCCGGGAGGAACGCGCCCCAGCCGCAGGACCCTGGTGAGGCGGCCGCGGCGTCGCAGGCGGGTGGGGAGCCCGCTCCTGAGTCCCTGCCGTCTCGGCCGGCCCAGGATCCCGGGTCGGTGGCGCAGGATGCCCAGTGCGCTGAGCATGCCCAGTCGGCGTCGGCCGAGGCGCCCGAGGAGCGCGCGGCCTCGGCCCGCGAGGCGGTGGCCGGCCTGACGGCCGCCCTGCGCCCTGCTGCCAGCGCCTCCGGCGCAGGGCCGATGAGCCTGGAGGATCTGGAGGCCAGCCTCCCGCAGCGCTGA
- a CDS encoding helicase-associated domain-containing protein, protein MSPASPRDLAAHLTALPDRGIAGLLSARPDLATPPPPSLSALALRAAARPSVEQALAGLDAPTLAVAQALVVGEDEAGQGPDAEGPDAEAIATSLGLPVDDAAAAAQRVADLALVVGARPVQGLVEAFGPHPFGLGPAAAQDPGTLPPTLAELQSNRQDLPSASVELLEVLTWGPPVGTLRPGGAAPAAEPLIERGWLHRSTDAQGRTRLVLPRQVALALRGGRLTREELTRPDPSALEEVDSATVASEAAFHAEEAVRLVEELLQEWDHEAAPILRTGGVGVRALHRTAEALDCEPAQAARIIETAAAAGLLGLDEAGAHWQPSRAAQDWRAQGVEQRWAPLAAAWMGSARTPWLVGARDDRGAPRPVLAADLEAAWARRLRRRLLLLLDALPPGRATIPAFVRAALSYERPRRTMPPGAVSAVMAEAEALGVLGAGALSTAGRILARELTGTPSAGDAAPTAAGAPAAGAANGPTPGHLLLPALEEALAADLPAPVTMLLVQSDLTAIVPGRPDPALARLLARTSEVESRGGALGVRFTPDSVRGALDAGWAAEEILDELAAVSPSPLPSALRALVEDAARKHGAVRVRAAASILRVADEAVAAGLLAEPALRPLGLSLLAPGILASSAPPRQVVRELRQAGLAPALEDAQGGLLRLAQAPSGRGAPAPSRPGEDYADLRSRRPQAPAARALTALVTRMRQGEALRGAGLAEPVTDPAHVLAALRQAQAARAPLMLRLAGPDGAAQERRVRVLAIEPGRVRLRDAVRETELTVAVHRIISVAEEEAGAAGQERVPGR, encoded by the coding sequence ATGAGCCCCGCCTCCCCCCGCGACCTCGCCGCGCACCTGACGGCACTGCCGGACCGCGGCATTGCCGGGCTTCTCAGCGCCCGCCCCGACCTGGCCACCCCGCCCCCACCCTCCCTGAGCGCCCTCGCCCTGCGCGCCGCCGCCCGCCCCAGCGTCGAGCAGGCCCTGGCCGGCCTGGACGCCCCCACCCTGGCCGTCGCGCAGGCCCTCGTGGTCGGCGAGGACGAGGCCGGCCAGGGCCCGGACGCCGAGGGTCCGGACGCCGAGGCGATCGCCACCTCCCTGGGCCTGCCCGTCGACGACGCCGCGGCAGCCGCCCAGCGCGTCGCCGACCTCGCCCTGGTTGTCGGTGCCCGGCCCGTCCAGGGGCTGGTCGAGGCCTTCGGCCCCCACCCCTTCGGCCTGGGGCCCGCCGCAGCGCAGGACCCGGGCACCCTGCCCCCCACCCTGGCCGAGCTGCAGTCGAACCGCCAGGACCTGCCCTCGGCCTCGGTGGAGCTGCTGGAGGTCCTGACCTGGGGGCCGCCCGTGGGCACTCTGCGCCCCGGGGGCGCCGCGCCCGCCGCCGAGCCCCTCATCGAGCGGGGCTGGCTCCACCGCAGCACGGACGCCCAGGGCCGCACCCGCCTGGTCCTGCCTCGCCAGGTGGCCCTGGCGCTGCGCGGCGGACGCCTGACCCGCGAGGAGCTGACCCGCCCCGACCCCAGCGCCCTGGAGGAGGTGGACAGTGCCACCGTGGCCTCCGAGGCCGCCTTCCACGCCGAGGAGGCGGTCCGCCTGGTCGAGGAGCTCCTCCAGGAGTGGGATCACGAGGCCGCCCCCATCCTGCGCACCGGAGGCGTGGGGGTGCGCGCCCTCCACCGCACCGCCGAGGCCCTCGACTGCGAGCCCGCCCAGGCCGCCCGCATCATCGAGACCGCCGCCGCCGCCGGGCTCCTGGGCCTCGATGAGGCCGGGGCCCACTGGCAGCCCTCCCGGGCCGCCCAGGACTGGCGCGCCCAGGGGGTCGAGCAGCGCTGGGCGCCGCTGGCCGCCGCCTGGATGGGCAGCGCCCGCACCCCCTGGCTCGTGGGCGCCCGGGATGACAGAGGAGCCCCGCGCCCGGTGCTGGCCGCAGACCTGGAGGCCGCCTGGGCCCGGCGCCTGCGACGACGACTCCTCCTACTCCTGGACGCCCTGCCCCCGGGGCGGGCGACCATCCCCGCCTTCGTGCGCGCGGCCCTGAGCTATGAGCGGCCCCGCCGGACCATGCCGCCCGGTGCCGTCAGCGCCGTCATGGCAGAGGCCGAGGCGCTGGGCGTCCTGGGCGCCGGCGCCCTGTCCACCGCCGGGCGGATCCTGGCCCGCGAGCTCACCGGGACGCCGTCGGCCGGCGACGCCGCGCCGACGGCGGCCGGAGCCCCCGCAGCGGGGGCGGCCAATGGCCCCACCCCCGGCCACCTGCTGCTGCCCGCCCTGGAGGAGGCGCTCGCGGCCGACCTTCCGGCACCTGTGACGATGCTGCTCGTCCAATCCGATCTCACGGCGATCGTGCCGGGGCGCCCCGACCCGGCACTGGCCCGGCTCCTGGCGCGCACCAGCGAGGTGGAGTCGCGTGGCGGCGCGCTGGGGGTGCGCTTCACCCCCGACTCGGTGCGCGGTGCCCTGGATGCGGGCTGGGCCGCCGAGGAGATCCTCGACGAGCTGGCCGCCGTCAGCCCCTCGCCCCTGCCCAGCGCCCTGAGGGCCCTGGTGGAGGACGCCGCCCGCAAGCATGGCGCCGTGCGGGTGCGGGCCGCCGCCAGCATCCTGCGCGTGGCGGACGAGGCCGTGGCCGCAGGGCTCCTGGCCGAGCCGGCCCTGAGACCCCTGGGCCTGTCCCTCCTGGCCCCCGGCATCCTGGCCTCCTCCGCCCCGCCCCGGCAGGTGGTGCGCGAGCTGCGCCAGGCGGGATTGGCCCCGGCCCTGGAGGACGCCCAGGGGGGCCTGCTGCGCCTGGCCCAGGCGCCCTCCGGGCGCGGCGCCCCCGCCCCCTCCAGGCCGGGCGAGGACTACGCCGACCTGCGCTCCCGCCGCCCTCAGGCTCCCGCGGCCAGGGCCCTGACCGCCCTGGTGACGCGCATGCGCCAGGGGGAGGCCCTGCGGGGCGCCGGCCTCGCCGAGCCGGTCACCGACCCCGCCCACGTCCTGGCCGCTCTGCGCCAGGCCCAGGCCGCCCGCGCACCGCTGATGCTGCGACTGGCGGGGCCCGACGGCGCCGCCCAGGAGCGCCGGGTGCGCGTGCTGGCCATCGAGCCGGGACGTGTGCGCCTGCGCGATGCGGTGCGCGAGACCGAGCTGACCGTGGCCGTCCACCGCATCATCTCCGTCGCGGAGGAGGAGGCTGGGGCGGCGGGGCAGGAGCGGGTCCCCGGGCGGTAG
- a CDS encoding DNA repair helicase XPB, which produces MSSAASQIPDGPLIVQSDRTVLLEVAHPDAAQARRDLAPFAELERAPEHIHTYRITPLALWNARAAGLDAERVVHVLLTHSRFPVPHSLLTEVAETMGRYGRLQLVTDPAHGLVLHSSDAAVLEEVLRSKRTTGLLGERIGPDDVVVHPSERGHLKQVLIKLGWPAEDLAGYVDGEAHPIELRNSPQTFELRAYQAEAVESFWSGGSGVVVLPCGAGKTLVGAASMARSATTTLILVTNAVSARQWKDELMRFTTLGAEEIGEYSGARKEVRPVTIATYQILTTKRKGVYPHLDLLDAHDWGLIVYDEVHLLPAPVFRMTAELQARRRLGLTATLVREDGREEEVFSLIGPKRYDAPWKDLENQGWIAPALCTEVRLTLDAGERMAYATAEPEDRYRLAACAAGKPAVVQALLARHAGESALVIGSYVDQLEELAEGLGAPVITGSTTVRERTRLYDAFRDGQVPVLVVSKVANFSIDLPGASVAVQVSGSFGSRQEEAQRLGRIVRPKADGRQAHFYTVVSRDTVDQDFAAHRQRFLAEQGYAYEIIDAAEVTGAPGQAPGRAEGPGDAADAGDAGVR; this is translated from the coding sequence ATGTCCTCGGCTGCGTCCCAGATCCCTGACGGCCCGCTCATCGTCCAGTCCGACCGGACCGTCCTTCTGGAGGTCGCCCATCCCGACGCCGCCCAGGCGCGCCGCGACCTGGCGCCCTTCGCCGAGCTGGAGCGGGCTCCCGAGCACATCCACACCTACCGGATCACGCCCCTGGCGCTGTGGAATGCGCGCGCGGCCGGCCTGGACGCCGAGCGGGTGGTCCATGTGCTGCTGACCCACTCGCGCTTCCCGGTGCCCCACTCGCTACTGACCGAGGTGGCCGAGACCATGGGCCGCTACGGGCGCCTCCAGCTGGTCACCGACCCCGCGCACGGCCTGGTCCTGCACTCCTCCGATGCCGCCGTGCTGGAGGAGGTACTGCGCTCCAAGCGGACCACGGGGCTGCTGGGCGAGCGGATCGGGCCCGACGACGTCGTGGTCCACCCCTCCGAGCGCGGGCACCTCAAGCAGGTGCTCATCAAGCTGGGCTGGCCCGCGGAGGACCTGGCGGGCTATGTGGATGGCGAGGCCCATCCCATCGAGCTGCGCAACTCCCCGCAGACCTTCGAGCTGCGGGCCTACCAGGCCGAGGCGGTGGAGTCCTTCTGGTCGGGGGGCTCGGGGGTGGTGGTGCTGCCCTGCGGTGCGGGCAAGACCCTGGTGGGAGCGGCCTCGATGGCGCGCTCGGCGACGACGACGCTCATCCTGGTGACCAATGCGGTCTCGGCGCGGCAGTGGAAGGACGAGCTCATGCGCTTCACCACGCTGGGCGCCGAGGAGATCGGCGAGTACTCGGGGGCCCGTAAGGAGGTGCGCCCGGTGACGATCGCGACCTATCAGATCCTGACCACCAAGCGGAAGGGCGTCTACCCGCACCTGGATCTGCTGGACGCCCACGACTGGGGCCTCATCGTCTACGACGAGGTGCACCTGCTGCCCGCGCCGGTCTTCCGGATGACGGCGGAGCTCCAGGCGCGCCGGCGCCTGGGGCTGACCGCCACCCTGGTGCGCGAGGACGGGCGCGAGGAGGAGGTCTTCAGCCTCATCGGCCCCAAGCGCTACGACGCCCCGTGGAAGGACCTGGAGAACCAGGGGTGGATCGCCCCGGCGCTGTGCACGGAGGTGCGCCTGACCCTGGATGCCGGGGAGCGGATGGCCTATGCGACGGCCGAGCCGGAGGACCGCTACCGCCTGGCCGCCTGCGCCGCGGGCAAGCCGGCGGTGGTTCAGGCGCTGCTGGCGCGCCATGCGGGCGAGTCGGCCCTGGTGATCGGCAGCTATGTGGACCAGCTCGAGGAGCTGGCCGAGGGCCTGGGCGCCCCGGTCATCACCGGCTCGACGACGGTGCGCGAGCGCACGCGGCTCTATGACGCCTTCCGCGATGGGCAGGTCCCGGTGCTGGTGGTCTCCAAGGTCGCCAACTTCTCCATCGACCTGCCGGGGGCCTCGGTGGCGGTGCAGGTCTCGGGCTCCTTCGGGTCCCGCCAGGAGGAGGCCCAGCGGCTGGGGCGGATCGTGCGCCCCAAGGCCGATGGGCGCCAGGCGCACTTCTACACGGTGGTCTCGCGCGACACGGTGGATCAGGACTTCGCGGCGCACCGCCAGCGCTTCCTGGCCGAGCAGGGCTACGCCTACGAGATCATCGACGCCGCCGAGGTCACCGGCGCCCCCGGGCAGGCCCCGGGCCGGGCTGAGGGCCCAGGGGATGCGGCCGATGCCGGGGACGCAGGGGTCCGGTAG
- a CDS encoding type 1 glutamine amidotransferase has protein sequence MNERRAVDRPLITVIEPEAGAPLGRLGEWLFAEGAALRTVRPWQGQAIPALEGIGDGLIVLGGAMSAHDDPTHPWLEDLRALLRQVAGAQAPAIAICLGAQVAAEALGGATAVPSPHGAEGGVVDLELTPAALEDPLTAEAIAEAVRAAVRAGIPTRGGTRIPVIVSHDDVVTRVPDGAVLLASSHRAPIQAWRAGRLLALQHHPESTPERVAYWRARSALRHEGMPGAEAIAYSDMPAHAREAGERARRSAVEADPVIQAFGRRLARTFARQARAYSAARGGECAPGSSGHGAQRRGQAV, from the coding sequence ATGAATGAGAGACGCGCAGTTGACAGGCCATTGATCACCGTCATCGAGCCCGAGGCCGGGGCGCCCCTGGGGCGCCTGGGGGAATGGCTCTTCGCCGAGGGAGCCGCCCTGCGCACGGTCCGCCCCTGGCAGGGGCAGGCCATCCCCGCCCTGGAGGGCATCGGCGACGGCCTCATCGTCCTGGGCGGGGCCATGAGCGCCCACGACGACCCCACCCACCCCTGGCTGGAGGACTTGCGCGCCCTCCTGCGCCAGGTCGCCGGGGCCCAGGCCCCCGCCATCGCCATCTGCCTGGGCGCGCAGGTCGCGGCCGAGGCCCTGGGCGGCGCCACCGCCGTGCCCTCCCCGCACGGGGCGGAGGGCGGCGTCGTCGACCTGGAGCTCACCCCCGCGGCTCTGGAGGACCCCCTCACCGCCGAGGCCATCGCCGAGGCCGTGCGGGCCGCCGTGCGCGCCGGCATCCCCACTCGGGGCGGCACCCGCATCCCCGTCATCGTCTCCCACGACGACGTCGTCACCCGCGTTCCCGACGGCGCCGTCCTCCTGGCCTCCTCCCACAGGGCGCCCATCCAGGCCTGGCGGGCGGGCAGGCTCCTGGCCCTCCAGCACCACCCCGAGTCCACGCCCGAGCGCGTCGCCTACTGGCGCGCCCGCAGCGCACTGCGCCACGAGGGCATGCCCGGGGCGGAGGCCATCGCCTACTCCGACATGCCCGCCCATGCCCGTGAGGCGGGGGAGCGGGCCCGCCGCTCCGCCGTGGAGGCCGACCCCGTCATCCAGGCCTTCGGACGCCGCCTGGCGCGCACCTTCGCCCGCCAGGCCAGGGCCTACAGCGCCGCCCGGGGTGGGGAGTGCGCCCCGGGGAGTTCAGGCCATGGCGCGCAGCGGCGGGGCCAGGCAGTCTAG
- a CDS encoding PspA/IM30 family protein: MAEKQSILGRIAQLTRANINALLDRAEDPEKMLNQLVRDYTASIAEARDAVAQTIGNLRLAEKDRDEDVAAARDWGNKALAASRKADQMRAAGDSAGADKWDSLAKIALTKQITAENEVKAAEPMIASQRQVVDQLKTGLQQMEVKLGELQSRRDQLIARQKTAEAQVKVQGAIRSINVMDPTSELARYEDQVRRVEAQAAGQMELAGSSLESQFAELESSSAQLEAEARLAALKAGSSPALQAAPAAPAQITDGDVDAAFEALKTQGQGAPQANGQAQPQAWPQQDDQSSY, from the coding sequence ATGGCTGAGAAGCAGTCGATCCTGGGCCGTATCGCCCAGCTCACCCGCGCCAACATCAATGCCCTCCTGGACCGCGCCGAGGACCCGGAGAAGATGCTCAACCAGCTCGTGCGCGACTACACCGCCTCCATCGCCGAGGCCCGCGACGCCGTGGCCCAGACCATCGGAAACCTGCGCCTGGCCGAGAAGGACCGGGACGAGGACGTGGCCGCGGCCCGCGACTGGGGCAACAAGGCGCTGGCCGCCTCCCGCAAGGCCGACCAGATGCGCGCCGCCGGCGACAGTGCTGGCGCCGACAAGTGGGACTCCCTGGCCAAGATCGCCCTGACCAAGCAGATCACCGCGGAGAACGAGGTCAAGGCCGCCGAGCCCATGATCGCCTCCCAGCGCCAGGTGGTCGACCAGCTCAAGACCGGCCTGCAGCAGATGGAGGTCAAGCTCGGCGAGCTGCAGTCCAGGCGCGACCAGCTCATCGCCCGCCAGAAGACCGCCGAGGCCCAGGTCAAGGTGCAGGGCGCCATCCGCTCGATCAATGTGATGGACCCCACCTCCGAGCTGGCCCGCTACGAGGACCAGGTGCGCCGGGTCGAGGCCCAGGCCGCAGGGCAGATGGAGCTGGCGGGCTCCTCCCTGGAGTCGCAGTTCGCCGAGCTGGAGTCCTCCAGCGCCCAGTTGGAGGCCGAGGCGCGCCTGGCCGCCCTCAAGGCGGGCTCCAGCCCCGCACTCCAGGCCGCCCCCGCCGCCCCGGCCCAGATCACCGACGGCGATGTCGATGCCGCCTTCGAGGCCCTCAAGACCCAGGGCCAGGGGGCGCCGCAGGCCAACGGCCAGGCCCAGCCCCAGGCCTGGCCGCAGCAGGATGACCAGTCCTCCTACTGA
- a CDS encoding nuclease: MNVPTYLLVDGENIDATLGMSVLGRRPEPEERPRWDRVLSYCDEIAGMTVKPTPGPTAGQGARNARALFFLNATSGHMPMGFIQALLAMDYRPVPLAGSGSTEEKVVDIGIQRTLEALAQKVESGEQAQILLGSHDGDYVPQVERLLDAGAQVGILCFREFLNAQLAALETRGLSIHDLELDVRAFTSPLPRVRIIPLSEFDPLSFL, encoded by the coding sequence ATGAACGTACCGACCTACCTTCTCGTCGACGGCGAGAACATCGACGCCACCCTGGGCATGAGCGTCCTGGGCCGTCGCCCCGAACCGGAGGAGCGCCCCCGCTGGGACCGCGTCCTGTCCTACTGCGATGAGATCGCTGGTATGACGGTAAAGCCGACCCCCGGCCCGACGGCCGGCCAGGGCGCGAGGAACGCACGGGCCCTGTTCTTCCTCAACGCCACCTCGGGCCACATGCCCATGGGCTTCATCCAGGCACTGCTGGCCATGGACTACCGTCCCGTGCCCCTGGCCGGCTCGGGCTCCACCGAGGAGAAGGTGGTCGACATCGGTATCCAGCGGACCCTGGAGGCGCTGGCGCAGAAGGTGGAGTCGGGCGAGCAGGCGCAGATCCTCCTGGGCAGCCACGACGGCGACTACGTCCCCCAGGTCGAGCGGCTCCTGGACGCGGGGGCGCAGGTGGGGATCCTGTGCTTCCGGGAGTTCCTCAACGCCCAACTGGCCGCCCTGGAGACGCGGGGCCTGAGCATCCACGATCTGGAGCTGGACGTGCGCGCCTTCACCAGCCCCCTGCCGCGGGTGCGCATCATCCCGCTGTCCGAGTTCGACCCGCTCTCCTTCCTCTGA